In one window of Massilibacterium senegalense DNA:
- a CDS encoding HD domain-containing protein: MHSKLLHEEKVFKDPVHGYIHVRDRLIWDLIGTREFQRLRRIRQLGTTYLTFHGAEHSRFNHSLGVYEIVRRMMTIFQGRPYWNDEERLLCLTAALLHDVGHGPFSHSFEKVFDFNHEEWSRNIITGNTEINQVLRSVDDTFPQAVADVIAKKYPNPLVVSLISSQIDADRMDYLLRDAYYTGVSYGKFDLDRVLRVMRPYPGKIVIKESGMHAVEDYLVRRYQMYWQVYFHPVTRSAEVILTKILHRVKDLYEQGFSFQTAPVHFLPFFHKTVTLDDYITLDESFIYYYLEMWQKEKDSILQDLCRRFLNRHLFKYVDFEQVAPTDRLEEIKQLCAQCGIDPNYYIVKDSSSDLPYDFYRPDKEKRVPIYLLKRNGDLQELSKASPIVESLTGKVRTDVKLYFPHDLLEDFRIFPQEKARIFELLYRSE, from the coding sequence ATGCACTCCAAACTACTCCACGAAGAAAAAGTATTTAAAGACCCAGTTCACGGATATATTCATGTTCGTGATCGCTTAATTTGGGATTTAATCGGCACGCGCGAATTTCAACGGTTGAGAAGAATTCGGCAGTTAGGTACGACGTATTTAACGTTTCACGGGGCAGAGCATAGTCGATTTAATCATTCCCTTGGGGTGTATGAAATCGTCCGCCGGATGATGACTATTTTTCAAGGTCGTCCGTATTGGAATGACGAAGAACGATTGCTTTGTTTAACGGCAGCGTTGCTTCATGATGTTGGACATGGTCCGTTTTCACATTCCTTTGAAAAAGTGTTTGATTTTAATCATGAAGAATGGTCGAGAAATATTATTACAGGAAATACAGAGATTAATCAGGTGCTACGTTCAGTAGACGATACGTTTCCGCAAGCGGTTGCGGATGTTATTGCAAAAAAGTATCCAAATCCATTAGTCGTTAGTTTAATTTCTAGCCAAATTGATGCGGACCGAATGGATTATTTACTTCGCGATGCGTATTATACCGGTGTTTCGTACGGGAAATTTGATTTAGACCGTGTGTTGCGAGTGATGCGCCCGTATCCAGGGAAAATTGTTATTAAAGAAAGTGGCATGCATGCGGTAGAAGATTATTTAGTTCGTCGTTATCAAATGTACTGGCAAGTGTATTTCCATCCAGTAACGAGAAGTGCAGAAGTGATTTTAACGAAAATTTTACACCGCGTGAAAGATTTGTATGAACAAGGATTTTCGTTTCAAACGGCGCCTGTTCATTTTTTACCATTTTTTCATAAAACAGTCACGTTAGACGACTACATTACATTAGATGAATCGTTCATTTATTATTATTTAGAAATGTGGCAAAAAGAAAAAGACTCGATTTTACAAGATTTATGTCGCCGCTTTTTAAATCGCCATTTATTTAAATATGTTGATTTTGAACAAGTCGCTCCAACAGATCGGCTAGAAGAAATAAAACAATTATGTGCACAGTGCGGCATTGATCCGAACTATTACATTGTGAAAGATTCGTCCTCGGATTTACCGTATGATTTTTATCGACCGGATAAAGAAAAACGAGTGCCGATTTATTTATTAAAACGAAACGGTGACCTGCAAGAATTATCGAAAGCATCGCCCATTGTCGAATCTTTAACAGGAAAAGTACG
- a CDS encoding DUF1450 domain-containing protein, whose translation MANEFRVCEDCLATNIHTLLPKLKKLDPEATIEVGCQSYCGPGRKKSFAFVNNRPVTAKDEKELIEKIAKKIRVKSTTP comes from the coding sequence ATGGCAAATGAATTTCGAGTGTGCGAAGATTGTTTAGCAACGAATATTCACACCCTTTTACCGAAATTAAAAAAATTAGACCCAGAAGCAACGATTGAAGTAGGCTGTCAGTCGTATTGTGGACCAGGTCGAAAAAAATCATTTGCATTTGTGAATAACCGTCCGGTAACAGCAAAAGATGAAAAAGAGTTAATTGAAAAAATTGCGAAAAAAATTCGGGTAAAATCGACGACACCTTAA
- a CDS encoding lipoate--protein ligase family protein, producing the protein MEHLFTRHTFRFIDHSFSSMLDHFAIDDTLSELVGQKKSIDTIRYWVVNETIALGIQDQKLPFLQDGIAYLKQEGYDAFFRPSGGLAVVLDAGIMNLSLILPEKEYHVTIDNGFLAMVALVKMWLAPYVQNIDVKEITESYCPGKYDVSVGGKKFAGLSQRRVKGGVGIFIYIAVEGSGKKRAELIRTFYETSIQQEKTSIPYPNVNPNVMASVSELTGQPITCDMLKQELVHVLLREQNTLDTRFLSAEEWTLFETYKQRMKHRQQRYFPSLKKRSE; encoded by the coding sequence ATGGAACATTTATTTACACGACATACTTTTCGCTTTATTGATCATTCTTTTTCATCAATGCTAGACCATTTTGCCATCGATGATACGCTAAGCGAATTAGTAGGACAAAAAAAATCGATTGATACGATTCGTTACTGGGTGGTCAACGAAACGATTGCCCTTGGCATTCAAGATCAAAAGCTACCGTTTTTACAAGATGGAATCGCCTATTTAAAACAAGAAGGATACGATGCTTTTTTCCGTCCATCTGGTGGGCTTGCTGTCGTCCTTGATGCTGGCATTATGAATCTTTCTTTAATCCTGCCGGAAAAAGAATACCACGTCACGATTGATAACGGATTTTTGGCGATGGTGGCGTTAGTGAAAATGTGGTTAGCACCGTATGTCCAAAACATAGATGTGAAAGAAATTACCGAATCATATTGCCCCGGAAAATATGATGTAAGTGTAGGTGGCAAAAAATTTGCCGGACTCTCGCAACGACGCGTGAAAGGTGGCGTTGGAATTTTTATTTATATTGCGGTAGAAGGAAGTGGCAAAAAACGAGCGGAATTGATTCGAACGTTCTACGAAACGAGCATCCAACAAGAAAAAACGTCTATCCCATATCCAAACGTCAATCCAAACGTGATGGCATCTGTGTCAGAATTAACTGGACAACCGATTACGTGCGATATGTTAAAACAAGAACTCGTACACGTGTTATTGCGAGAACAAAATACATTAGACACTCGCTTTTTATCAGCAGAAGAATGGACCCTTTTTGAAACGTATAAGCAACGGATGAAACACCGACAACAGCGATACTTTCCATCGCTTAAAAAGAGGAGCGAGTGA
- a CDS encoding DUF262 domain-containing protein encodes MLKHFDRKLSAREVYVKDLLYSNAVFYVPNYQRHFAWSIDQVEQFFDDLKEAYKKGRPSYFLGNIILINRSEEEDVQKYEIVDGQQRLMTMAIICAVMRDLHRDDEAKSVLESVLYKRGNRYTAEPSYDRLKIRDPESEFFSKYIMQKGGTGYPFDEENLSGPEFNIAQAMKIIRKRFVEDGVIQFSFLEGFTTFLLNSCSFTLLLTGSFSFAFRLFFVLNDDGIPLMNADVIKTQLLGELEGEEKLKYRNMWNTMADEIGREKVERLLHAVHFMYSREKSRYRLAERFSENMKTIEEFSPQNFITLLKQFSDLYRDHFLNPQRTKGGKLLKTMYEYFPYRDWSGVVLLAYKKFGTEAEHMETFIRLLERRLVYKITTGQTEHEHTYDMGKLMETILETDSLGDVCTNSLLEVPKREKWIENFVQDESYYIRSYAKYILLRMEQFLQPGVPFLKPVFIEFIMPRTIDPMEQTKSKLQEGIMMLGNLILLPQYKNHTLNQLPLAEKYEKYYQSGIYQYKTTEMLQGKTEWTKQHIIERTNEMSHILEQMYKE; translated from the coding sequence GTGTTGAAGCATTTTGACCGAAAACTATCCGCTAGAGAAGTGTATGTAAAAGATTTGCTTTATTCAAACGCTGTTTTTTATGTACCCAACTATCAACGTCACTTCGCTTGGTCGATTGACCAAGTGGAACAATTTTTTGATGATTTAAAAGAAGCATATAAAAAAGGACGTCCCTCGTATTTTTTAGGAAATATTATTTTAATTAATCGTAGCGAGGAAGAAGACGTTCAAAAATATGAAATTGTCGATGGGCAACAACGTCTCATGACCATGGCGATAATTTGTGCGGTTATGCGTGACTTGCATCGCGATGATGAGGCAAAATCAGTATTAGAATCTGTTTTATATAAACGAGGAAATCGTTATACGGCAGAGCCTTCTTATGATCGATTAAAAATCCGTGATCCAGAATCTGAGTTTTTTAGTAAATATATTATGCAAAAAGGTGGAACGGGATATCCATTTGATGAGGAAAATTTATCTGGTCCTGAATTTAATATTGCCCAGGCAATGAAAATTATTCGGAAACGATTTGTCGAAGATGGCGTGATTCAATTTAGCTTTTTAGAAGGATTCACGACGTTTCTATTAAATTCTTGTAGTTTTACGTTATTGTTAACGGGTTCTTTCTCGTTCGCATTCCGTTTATTCTTCGTGTTAAATGATGACGGCATTCCATTAATGAATGCAGACGTGATTAAAACGCAGTTATTAGGCGAATTAGAAGGAGAAGAAAAACTAAAATACCGGAATATGTGGAATACGATGGCAGATGAAATTGGGCGAGAGAAAGTAGAACGACTCTTGCATGCCGTTCATTTCATGTATTCACGAGAAAAATCACGCTATCGTTTAGCGGAACGATTTTCAGAAAACATGAAAACGATAGAAGAATTTAGTCCACAAAACTTTATTACACTATTAAAACAATTTAGTGATTTATACCGAGATCACTTCTTAAATCCACAGCGTACAAAAGGTGGAAAACTATTAAAAACGATGTATGAATACTTCCCGTATCGCGATTGGTCGGGCGTCGTGTTGCTAGCTTATAAAAAGTTCGGCACGGAAGCTGAGCATATGGAAACTTTTATCCGTTTATTAGAGCGTCGCCTTGTTTATAAAATTACAACGGGTCAAACGGAACATGAGCATACATATGATATGGGAAAACTGATGGAAACGATTTTAGAAACAGATTCGTTAGGAGACGTTTGTACGAATTCACTGTTAGAAGTGCCAAAACGAGAAAAATGGATTGAAAACTTCGTGCAAGATGAGAGCTATTACATTCGTTCCTACGCAAAATATATTTTGTTACGCATGGAACAATTTTTACAACCAGGCGTCCCATTTTTAAAACCAGTATTTATTGAATTTATTATGCCGCGTACAATTGATCCGATGGAACAAACGAAAAGCAAACTCCAAGAAGGCATTATGATGCTTGGAAATTTAATTTTATTACCGCAATATAAAAACCATACGTTAAACCAATTGCCGCTTGCTGAAAAATACGAAAAGTATTATCAATCAGGCATTTATCAATATAAAACAACAGAAATGTTACAAGGCAAAACGGAATGGACGAAACAACATATTATCGAACGGACGAACGAAATGTCGCACATTTTAGAACAAATGTACAAAGAATAA
- the pta gene encoding phosphate acetyltransferase has protein sequence MSDLFTGITEKVKASYPSIVFPEGNDERIVEAASRLSAEGILKPVLLGDKEEIRALIVEKGYAFKEVEIIDPRTYEQMDEMIEAFVERRKGKETKEEAAERLLDVNYFGTMLTYMKKVNGLVSGAVHSTGDTVRPALQIIKTKTGVTRTSGTFLMVRGEEKYIFSDCAINISPDSETLAEIAIESAETAKVFGIDPAVAMLSFSTKGSAVCPEADKVVEATRLAKERRPDLLLDGEFQFDAAFVPSVAQKKAPDSPLKGQANVFIFPSLEAGNIGYKLTQRLGNFEAIGPILQGLNQPVNDLSRGCNAEDVYKLALITAMQSFI, from the coding sequence ATGAGCGATTTATTTACGGGCATTACAGAAAAAGTAAAGGCATCGTATCCATCAATTGTTTTTCCAGAAGGGAACGATGAGCGAATTGTCGAAGCGGCAAGCAGGTTATCGGCTGAAGGCATTTTAAAACCAGTTTTACTAGGGGACAAAGAAGAAATACGAGCGTTAATCGTTGAAAAGGGGTATGCGTTTAAGGAAGTAGAAATCATCGATCCGCGTACATATGAACAAATGGATGAAATGATAGAAGCATTTGTGGAAAGAAGAAAAGGAAAAGAAACAAAAGAAGAAGCGGCAGAACGGTTACTAGATGTAAACTATTTTGGCACGATGTTAACATATATGAAAAAAGTAAATGGTTTAGTGAGCGGTGCCGTTCATTCGACTGGCGATACTGTCCGTCCGGCGTTACAAATTATTAAAACAAAAACAGGGGTAACTCGTACGTCTGGTACGTTTTTAATGGTGCGCGGGGAAGAGAAATATATTTTTTCTGATTGTGCGATTAACATTTCACCTGATAGTGAAACGTTGGCAGAAATTGCGATTGAAAGTGCAGAAACAGCAAAAGTATTTGGCATTGACCCTGCGGTCGCTATGTTAAGTTTCTCAACAAAAGGTTCTGCTGTTTGTCCGGAAGCAGATAAAGTAGTAGAAGCAACAAGACTAGCAAAAGAACGTCGCCCAGATCTTTTACTAGATGGCGAATTTCAATTTGATGCGGCATTTGTTCCTTCAGTGGCACAAAAGAAAGCGCCTGATTCTCCATTAAAAGGGCAAGCAAACGTGTTTATTTTCCCTAGTCTTGAAGCGGGGAATATCGGATATAAATTAACGCAACGACTTGGAAACTTTGAGGCAATCGGTCCAATCCTTCAAGGCTTAAATCAACCAGTCAATGACCTTTCTCGCGGTTGTAATGCAGAAGATGTGTATAAATTAGCGCTAATTACAGCCATGCAAAGTTTCATCTAA
- a CDS encoding stalk domain-containing protein: MTRKLKILTIMMVTTFLTIPVFLLSKTLVPVVKADDDRYEQDFDDEYEDDKYEKEDDDDDDYKRNTQRTNQPTNTIVKQTVTVSKLDGNTTEIEALKQGNDDWYVPATALKDVLGATVVDYPDSQISEIIFKDDKGKLQHLIVKANTNVLYLNGDAITDDEIPTFNDQMLYIPTDLLDDYLPLDVKETNNSITFKKEGIL, from the coding sequence ATGACACGAAAACTGAAAATTTTAACAATTATGATGGTAACTACCTTTTTGACTATTCCCGTATTCTTACTTTCTAAAACGCTCGTACCCGTTGTAAAGGCAGATGATGACCGATACGAACAAGACTTTGACGACGAATATGAGGATGACAAATACGAAAAAGAAGATGACGACGATGACGACTATAAACGAAACACACAAAGAACAAATCAACCAACAAACACAATCGTAAAACAAACCGTAACAGTGAGTAAATTGGATGGTAATACAACAGAAATAGAAGCATTAAAACAAGGCAATGACGACTGGTACGTACCAGCTACAGCATTAAAAGATGTGTTAGGTGCAACCGTAGTAGACTATCCAGACAGCCAAATTAGTGAAATTATTTTTAAAGATGACAAAGGGAAATTACAACACCTCATTGTAAAAGCAAACACAAACGTATTGTATCTAAACGGCGATGCTATAACAGATGATGAAATTCCAACATTTAACGACCAAATGCTTTACATTCCAACAGATTTACTAGACGACTATTTACCACTAGATGTAAAGGAAACAAATAATAGTATCACATTTAAGAAAGAAGGGATTTTATAA
- a CDS encoding FAD:protein FMN transferase, which yields MHHAEKQTQRLSFTQMNTSIAMLAEHEEEAWQTDVIDWFREFERICSRFLPTSSLTLFNETKSNVPLIVHPILYDTIQTAVAWANKTDFYFNPFMLEQIEQLGYNESFQEGWKKHGGATKQSTVQQNPLLFHDHIKAIEKRRPVQMDLGGIGKGVSVDKAAQLMKNAAISRGLVDAGGDMCMWSNDAPWKIGIRHPYDESRTLFSVHIQRGAIATSSKWHRKWQQNEQWQHHLLNGHTGLPSETDVVQATVIARNATTADVLAKLLTILPAEQVQKYDSDFGYAIIKKDGTVTINKQMRSFIAI from the coding sequence ATGCATCATGCAGAAAAGCAAACACAACGATTATCGTTTACACAAATGAATACATCCATTGCTATGTTAGCAGAACATGAAGAGGAAGCATGGCAAACTGATGTAATAGATTGGTTTCGGGAGTTTGAGAGGATTTGTTCACGGTTTTTACCAACTAGTTCATTAACACTGTTTAACGAAACTAAGTCAAATGTTCCGCTCATCGTTCATCCCATTTTATATGACACAATCCAAACAGCGGTCGCTTGGGCGAATAAAACAGATTTTTATTTTAATCCATTTATGCTCGAACAAATCGAACAATTAGGCTATAACGAATCATTTCAAGAAGGATGGAAAAAGCATGGTGGCGCAACAAAACAGTCAACCGTGCAACAAAATCCATTACTGTTTCATGACCATATAAAAGCGATTGAAAAAAGAAGACCGGTTCAAATGGATTTAGGTGGAATTGGAAAAGGGGTTAGCGTCGATAAAGCCGCTCAACTGATGAAAAACGCAGCGATTTCACGCGGATTGGTCGATGCGGGTGGCGATATGTGTATGTGGTCAAACGATGCACCTTGGAAAATTGGTATTCGTCATCCGTATGATGAATCAAGAACACTGTTTAGCGTCCATATTCAACGCGGTGCCATTGCTACATCAAGCAAATGGCATCGTAAGTGGCAACAAAACGAACAATGGCAACATCATTTATTGAATGGCCATACCGGCTTACCAAGCGAAACAGATGTTGTACAAGCAACCGTTATCGCTCGTAATGCGACAACAGCAGACGTTCTAGCAAAACTGTTAACCATTTTACCCGCTGAACAAGTACAAAAGTACGACAGTGATTTTGGCTATGCGATTATCAAAAAAGATGGCACGGTAACCATTAATAAACAGATGCGTTCTTTTATTGCAATCTAA
- a CDS encoding ferric reductase-like transmembrane domain-containing protein, with protein MFDFISTYFNSWNVIRSSGITAYVLLFFAMFFGLSHHLFRIKSALVLHQVSGWFSFLFALIHGIALTIDPFVSYSFSDVFVPFSASYKPILSGLGTVSLFLLFSLILSSDMMKRVGRKIWRIIHYLSTPAFFLAAIHGIFLGTDTTSIPMLVLYSSTFALIIFLFTMTFLARKKEHVQKA; from the coding sequence ATGTTTGATTTCATTAGTACGTATTTCAATTCATGGAATGTGATTCGTTCAAGCGGTATTACTGCTTATGTTTTATTGTTTTTCGCGATGTTTTTTGGACTTAGCCATCATTTGTTTCGGATAAAATCTGCTTTAGTCCTTCATCAAGTTTCTGGGTGGTTTAGCTTTTTATTTGCACTCATTCATGGCATTGCGTTAACGATTGATCCGTTTGTTTCGTATTCTTTTTCCGATGTGTTTGTCCCGTTTTCAGCTAGTTACAAACCTATTTTATCTGGGCTTGGTACCGTAAGTTTATTCCTTCTATTTTCACTCATTCTTTCTTCTGATATGATGAAAAGAGTAGGTAGAAAAATATGGCGGATTATTCATTATCTTTCTACACCAGCATTTTTTCTTGCTGCTATTCATGGCATTTTTCTTGGAACAGATACTACTTCTATTCCGATGTTAGTGCTATATAGTAGTACGTTTGCACTCATTATATTTTTATTCACCATGACCTTCTTGGCACGTAAAAAAGAACACGTTCAAAAAGCGTAA
- a CDS encoding response regulator transcription factor → MHILLAEDDERLAHLIEHMLKKERHTVDVVYNGLDAYDYALCSDYDLLLLDWMMPEMTGVDVCLKLRQKAYEKPILMLTAKDAIDDRVKGLDAGADDYVVKPFEFKELFARIRALSRRTQTAIQQDILTIDNLSLNQTTHTVTRDGEDIYLTPREYQLLELLMINAGQVVPRELIYDRIWGFDGEVSNNTIDAFVRLLRKKIDQQHQKKLIHNVRGLGYKLEA, encoded by the coding sequence GTGCATATTTTACTCGCAGAAGATGATGAACGTTTAGCCCATCTCATTGAACATATGTTAAAAAAAGAACGGCATACCGTGGATGTTGTCTACAACGGATTAGATGCATACGATTACGCACTTTGTTCCGATTATGATTTACTTCTTTTAGATTGGATGATGCCTGAAATGACTGGTGTGGACGTTTGTTTAAAGCTACGACAAAAAGCATACGAGAAACCAATTTTAATGTTAACCGCAAAAGATGCGATTGACGATCGGGTCAAAGGATTAGATGCTGGGGCGGATGATTATGTAGTGAAACCTTTTGAATTTAAAGAACTTTTTGCGAGAATCCGTGCTTTGTCCAGACGAACACAAACAGCTATTCAGCAAGATATTTTAACGATCGATAACTTATCGTTAAATCAGACAACTCATACTGTGACACGTGACGGAGAAGATATTTATTTAACTCCGCGCGAATACCAATTGCTTGAGTTATTAATGATTAACGCTGGGCAAGTCGTCCCGCGTGAGTTAATTTATGATCGCATTTGGGGATTTGACGGCGAAGTATCCAACAATACCATCGACGCATTCGTTCGTTTATTACGAAAAAAGATCGATCAACAGCATCAAAAAAAGTTAATCCATAACGTCCGCGGACTTGGGTATAAATTGGAGGCATAG
- a CDS encoding sensor histidine kinase has protein sequence MFWKIRKKLTFYYTFLLVLFLIAFSVISFLLLTAVNYYDKKEALSQLLEQAEHEKQSVPSLFIIRGEEDEEDELPSSFVVSEANYRQLQEDFQIHKTISFQHEDEMQLVKAYEEDEKVAFLLMKHHDHIAGVDVSAQLTMGKMLAIIFAGLTIIFSALAAILGLWMSKKAMVPIATSFQRQREFVADASHELRTPLAILHSSLEVLEAEEELSLFSKQIVDDMKDETKRMTALVGDLLTLARADSDAIQLEKQTFSLPPVVDAMTRSFQRLADKKEISFLVTRPDDVVVYADEKRIQQLFYILLDNAMKYTPTKGTVYVQVNVQNDKLIIEITDSGIGISKQEISRIFDRFYRVDKARSRKLGGSGLGLSIAQWIVDAHHGTITVQSVEQQGTTFHLTLPIVTKEGATI, from the coding sequence GTGTTTTGGAAGATTCGCAAAAAGCTCACTTTTTACTATACATTTTTGCTCGTCTTATTTTTAATTGCCTTTTCTGTTATTAGCTTTCTTTTATTAACAGCAGTGAATTATTACGACAAAAAAGAAGCGTTATCTCAACTACTAGAACAAGCAGAACACGAAAAACAATCCGTACCTTCGCTTTTTATTATTCGTGGCGAGGAAGACGAGGAGGATGAATTACCGAGTTCATTCGTAGTGTCAGAAGCTAATTATCGGCAATTACAAGAAGACTTTCAAATCCACAAAACGATTTCTTTTCAGCACGAAGACGAGATGCAACTAGTAAAAGCGTACGAAGAAGATGAAAAAGTAGCATTTTTACTTATGAAACATCATGATCATATTGCGGGTGTGGATGTATCTGCACAACTAACAATGGGGAAAATGTTAGCGATTATATTTGCTGGGTTAACGATTATTTTTTCCGCATTAGCAGCGATTCTCGGTTTATGGATGTCGAAAAAAGCGATGGTACCAATTGCGACATCGTTTCAACGCCAACGAGAATTTGTCGCAGATGCTTCTCATGAATTACGAACACCGCTTGCCATTTTACATTCTTCTTTAGAAGTGCTAGAAGCAGAAGAAGAGTTATCGCTTTTTTCCAAACAAATTGTCGACGATATGAAAGATGAAACAAAACGAATGACTGCACTTGTTGGCGATTTATTAACGTTAGCTCGTGCTGATTCTGATGCTATCCAACTAGAAAAACAAACATTTTCCCTACCACCCGTTGTCGATGCGATGACGCGCTCTTTCCAACGACTAGCTGATAAAAAAGAGATTTCTTTTCTTGTTACACGTCCAGATGACGTCGTTGTTTATGCAGATGAAAAAAGAATCCAACAACTTTTTTACATTTTGTTAGACAATGCGATGAAATATACACCCACAAAAGGGACTGTATATGTACAAGTAAATGTACAAAATGACAAGCTTATAATTGAAATAACCGATTCTGGCATTGGAATTTCTAAACAAGAGATTTCGCGCATTTTCGACCGGTTTTACCGTGTAGACAAAGCACGTTCCCGTAAATTAGGTGGATCTGGTCTCGGTCTTTCGATTGCGCAATGGATTGTCGATGCCCATCATGGTACGATTACCGTGCAAAGTGTCGAACAACAAGGAACAACATTTCACCTTACATTACCAATTGTAACGAAAGAGGGGGCAACAATATGA
- a CDS encoding sporulation protein, with product MSFIKRMLASVGIGSAKVDTVLEKSAYYPGETVRGKVYIQGGDIEQQIDRIYLHLMTEYIRKRGDDKVRERGMIASFPISEPLMLTPTEKKEIPFSFELPLETPMTIYRTKVWVHTGLDIKSSIDPSDHDDLTILEHPIILKIRKAIASIGFYQTSVEQVYLPPNRYTKFPVAQEFEYKPTGNFAAVLDEIEIIYFIQEDGLQMLVELDKRNRGLFGAVLDSLEMDEKIIQVTLTNDDLKQDIDSIGNMLKDMIHSHIQ from the coding sequence GTGTCATTTATTAAACGTATGTTAGCTAGTGTCGGAATCGGTAGTGCAAAAGTAGATACTGTATTAGAAAAATCCGCCTATTATCCAGGAGAAACCGTACGTGGGAAAGTGTACATTCAAGGCGGTGACATCGAACAACAAATAGATCGCATTTATTTGCATTTAATGACAGAATATATTCGAAAACGTGGCGATGATAAAGTGAGAGAACGCGGAATGATTGCTTCTTTCCCGATTAGCGAGCCATTAATGTTAACACCAACTGAGAAAAAAGAAATCCCGTTTTCATTTGAGCTTCCATTAGAAACACCCATGACGATTTACCGAACAAAGGTATGGGTCCACACAGGACTTGATATTAAATCAAGTATAGACCCGAGCGACCATGATGACCTTACCATTTTGGAACATCCAATCATTTTAAAAATCCGCAAAGCAATTGCATCGATTGGATTTTACCAAACAAGTGTCGAACAAGTATATTTGCCACCAAATCGCTATACAAAATTCCCTGTTGCACAGGAATTTGAATATAAACCAACAGGAAACTTTGCCGCAGTATTAGACGAAATAGAAATTATTTATTTCATTCAGGAAGATGGTTTACAAATGTTAGTGGAGTTAGACAAACGAAACCGTGGATTGTTCGGTGCAGTACTTGATTCTTTAGAAATGGACGAAAAAATCATTCAAGTAACGCTGACGAACGATGATTTAAAACAAGACATTGATTCAATTGGCAATATGTTAAAAGATATGATTCATTCTCATATTCAATAA